The proteins below are encoded in one region of Paenibacillus albus:
- a CDS encoding GerAB/ArcD/ProY family transporter encodes MSIWLEEGVNKLVKLTRIQLFWIVATIEIVMAVWLRISPAIAQAKQDAWLSIFIGGLMGLVITFFVVHLSMLHPNESLAEFSQKLLGRWLGRLAIWPYLTAWFILAGDVLRTFADFVHLILLDSTPVWVIMLMMLALMIYMTLVGGISGIARFCEIAGPVTIAALIVSFLLNLGNIEWHYMKPFYADSGWQAIVKASYPSASFFGESLMLLVIVSYLEKPKKAMATSLLSVAVTILFVIAASVMCLLVFGPNVSAKLRFPYFMLVRTIDIFNFIQNLDIFVIFIWVFGVFAKLSFYLFLTCSEMARSTRIKDWRKLVWFSAPMIFVIAAIIPNEDSIELLQKLWRLIVIPVCAIGVPLILWIVTLVKKEPRHA; translated from the coding sequence ATGTCGATATGGCTAGAGGAAGGAGTGAACAAGCTTGTGAAGCTGACTCGTATACAACTGTTCTGGATCGTAGCTACAATCGAGATCGTGATGGCGGTGTGGCTGCGCATTTCTCCGGCCATCGCCCAAGCGAAGCAGGATGCGTGGCTGTCTATATTCATAGGCGGATTGATGGGCTTGGTCATCACGTTCTTTGTGGTCCATCTGAGCATGCTGCATCCGAATGAGAGCTTAGCCGAGTTCAGCCAGAAGCTGCTTGGCAGGTGGCTCGGCAGGCTGGCTATTTGGCCGTATTTGACCGCTTGGTTTATTCTTGCAGGCGATGTCTTGCGGACCTTCGCCGACTTTGTCCACCTCATTCTGCTGGACAGTACGCCGGTCTGGGTCATTATGTTAATGATGTTAGCCTTAATGATTTATATGACCCTAGTCGGGGGCATTAGCGGGATCGCCAGGTTCTGCGAAATTGCCGGCCCGGTTACGATTGCGGCGCTCATCGTCAGCTTCCTGCTGAATCTCGGCAATATAGAATGGCATTATATGAAGCCCTTCTACGCCGATTCTGGCTGGCAGGCAATTGTGAAGGCCTCTTATCCCTCTGCCTCCTTCTTCGGAGAATCGTTAATGCTGCTCGTTATCGTCTCCTACTTGGAAAAGCCAAAGAAAGCGATGGCGACATCACTCCTAAGCGTGGCCGTCACGATCCTTTTCGTAATCGCCGCTTCGGTCATGTGCTTGCTCGTGTTTGGCCCCAATGTCTCGGCCAAGCTTCGGTTCCCCTACTTTATGCTCGTTCGGACCATTGATATATTTAACTTCATTCAGAACTTGGATATCTTCGTCATCTTCATCTGGGTGTTTGGCGTATTCGCCAAGCTGTCCTTCTATCTGTTCCTCACCTGCTCTGAGATGGCGCGCAGCACACGAATAAAAGACTGGCGAAAGCTGGTGTGGTTCAGCGCGCCGATGATCTTCGTCATTGCGGCCATCATACCGAACGAGGACAGCATTGAGCTGCTGCAAAAGCTGTGGCGATTAATCGTCATCCCGGTTTGCGCCATCGGCGTACCTCTGATCTTATGGATCGTCACGCTTGTGAAGAAGGAGCCTAGACATGCTTGA
- the htpG gene encoding molecular chaperone HtpG, with protein sequence MIKQEFKAESKRLLEMMINSIYTQREIFLRELISNASDAIDKIYYKALTDDSLVFNQADYFVKVTADKENRILTISDTGIGMTREELENNLGVIAKSGSLAFKKENESKDGHNIIGQFGVGFYAAFMVADKVTVTSRALGSDEAFKWESEGADGYSIEPSEKAAVGTEIVLHIKANTEEDQYDEFLEEYRLRSIIKKYSDFIRYPIKMDVVGQRPKAGSETAEGEAPELESYVEEQTVNSMVPIWRKNKSELKAEDYEQFYQEKRYGFDKPLKHIHISADGAVVYQAILYIPENTPFDYYTKEYEKGLELYSNGVLIMNKCADLLPDYFSFVKGMVDSEDLSLNISREMLQHDRQLTLIAKNIKNKIKGQLQSLLKDERDKYETFYKAFGRQLKFGVYSDYGMNKELLQDLLLFHSSKEKKQVTLDEYVSRMPEDQKFIYYATGTSIERIEKLPQTELVLDKGYEILYFTDDIDEFAIKTIMSYKEKQFKNVSSGDLGIESDADDASKDAEESGSQVLFEQMQTLLSGKVTKVKASKRLKSHPVCLTSEGELSIEMEKILAAMPNNEDVKADKVLEINVNHPVFQSLKEAAEKDAEKLNLYTQLLYNQALLIEGLPIQDPVAFTNDICKVMV encoded by the coding sequence ATGATCAAGCAAGAATTTAAAGCGGAATCCAAGCGTCTGCTCGAAATGATGATCAACTCCATCTATACGCAGCGTGAAATTTTTCTGCGGGAGCTCATCTCCAATGCCAGCGATGCCATTGATAAAATTTACTACAAAGCCTTAACGGACGATTCACTCGTCTTCAACCAAGCGGACTACTTTGTTAAAGTGACGGCGGATAAAGAGAACCGGATCCTGACAATCTCCGATACCGGAATTGGCATGACGCGCGAAGAACTCGAGAACAACCTCGGCGTAATCGCAAAGAGCGGCTCCCTCGCTTTTAAGAAGGAGAATGAGAGCAAGGACGGACATAATATTATCGGGCAGTTCGGCGTCGGCTTCTATGCGGCGTTCATGGTTGCGGACAAAGTAACGGTGACGAGCCGCGCGCTTGGCAGCGATGAAGCATTCAAGTGGGAATCCGAAGGTGCGGACGGATATTCGATCGAGCCGAGCGAGAAGGCAGCTGTTGGAACCGAGATCGTGCTGCATATCAAGGCGAATACAGAAGAGGACCAGTACGATGAATTCCTGGAGGAATACCGTCTGCGTTCGATCATTAAGAAGTATTCCGACTTCATCCGTTATCCGATCAAGATGGACGTAGTTGGCCAGCGTCCGAAAGCGGGCAGCGAAACAGCGGAAGGCGAAGCGCCTGAGCTTGAATCGTATGTGGAAGAGCAAACGGTCAACAGCATGGTGCCGATCTGGCGTAAAAATAAAAGCGAGCTGAAAGCCGAAGACTATGAGCAGTTCTATCAGGAGAAGCGTTACGGCTTCGATAAGCCGCTGAAGCACATCCACATTAGTGCGGATGGCGCTGTTGTGTATCAGGCGATCCTGTACATCCCTGAGAATACGCCTTTCGACTACTACACCAAAGAGTATGAGAAGGGGCTGGAGCTGTACTCGAACGGCGTCCTGATCATGAACAAATGCGCGGATTTGCTGCCGGACTACTTCAGCTTTGTGAAGGGTATGGTCGATTCCGAGGACTTGTCCTTGAACATTTCCCGCGAAATGCTGCAGCATGACCGCCAGCTGACGCTTATTGCGAAGAATATTAAGAACAAGATTAAAGGCCAGCTCCAGAGCTTGCTGAAGGACGAGCGCGACAAATACGAGACGTTCTACAAGGCATTCGGCAGACAGCTGAAGTTCGGCGTATATAGCGATTACGGCATGAACAAGGAACTGCTGCAGGATCTGCTGCTGTTCCACTCCTCGAAGGAGAAGAAGCAGGTTACTTTGGATGAGTACGTCTCCCGCATGCCGGAAGATCAGAAGTTTATCTACTACGCGACTGGTACTTCAATCGAGCGAATCGAGAAGCTGCCGCAGACGGAGCTTGTGCTTGATAAAGGCTACGAGATTCTGTACTTCACTGACGATATCGACGAGTTCGCGATCAAGACGATCATGAGCTACAAGGAGAAGCAGTTCAAGAACGTATCGAGCGGCGACCTCGGTATCGAATCCGATGCGGATGATGCGTCAAAAGATGCGGAAGAGAGCGGCAGCCAAGTCTTGTTCGAGCAAATGCAGACCCTCCTCAGCGGCAAAGTAACGAAAGTGAAAGCGTCGAAGCGTCTGAAGAGCCATCCGGTCTGTCTCACAAGCGAAGGCGAGCTGTCGATCGAGATGGAGAAGATCCTCGCGGCGATGCCGAACAACGAGGATGTCAAAGCCGATAAAGTGCTGGAGATCAACGTGAACCATCCGGTGTTCCAATCGCTAAAGGAAGCGGCGGAGAAGGATGCAGAGAAGCTGAACCTGTACACGCAGCTGCTGTACAACCAGGCGTTGCTGATCGAAGGCCTGCCGATTCAGGATCCGGTGGCATTCACGAACGACATCTGCAAAGTGATGGTATAG
- a CDS encoding spore germination protein: MNFSTSMKENETLFRQAFQNCSDIQFRSLTIKGGIKILLVYVDGMVDTDVMTTNVLKPLLYDGLPEGLGTIDGIGQMCELGLFAVMQYQQLADISEIIDAILKGNAAILADSESSALLLNCTKFATRSVEESTNEAALRGSRESFTELLRTNTTMLRRIITTPNLKMESFQVGRLTKTEVVISYIEGLAAENVVKEVRSRIKRIKLDAILESSYIEESIEDTHYSPFPQMVISERPDIVSSCLVQGKIAVLTGGTPNVIVIPMTFWDGLQAPDDYYERFLFASMNRWIRYIFAIFSILFPSIYVALTNYHPEMVPPKLMLSITGLREASPFPTIIEIFLMEFMFEGLREAGIRLPQQIGPLVSIVGALVIGEAAVRAGIISAPIVIVVSTAGISSFVIPRYRFSFPLRMLRFPLLILSALFGLFGVALGIIAMLIHLIQLKPFGTPYLTPVTPLVTSKLKDVLLRWPRKLVSSNSPKGGADQT; the protein is encoded by the coding sequence ATGAATTTCAGCACGAGCATGAAGGAGAACGAGACGCTATTTCGCCAAGCATTCCAGAACTGCTCAGATATTCAATTTCGCTCACTCACCATAAAAGGCGGGATCAAGATCTTGCTCGTCTACGTGGACGGCATGGTCGATACCGATGTCATGACGACCAACGTCCTGAAACCGTTGTTATACGATGGCTTGCCCGAAGGTCTCGGTACGATCGACGGCATCGGTCAGATGTGCGAGCTTGGGTTATTCGCCGTCATGCAGTATCAGCAGCTGGCGGACATAAGCGAGATCATCGACGCTATTCTGAAAGGAAACGCCGCCATCCTTGCTGATAGCGAATCGAGCGCCCTTCTCTTGAATTGCACCAAATTCGCAACAAGAAGCGTGGAAGAATCGACGAATGAAGCGGCGCTGCGCGGATCGAGGGAAAGCTTCACGGAGCTGCTTCGCACGAATACGACGATGCTGCGCAGAATTATTACGACACCCAATTTGAAGATGGAATCTTTTCAAGTCGGCCGATTAACGAAAACCGAAGTGGTCATTTCTTATATTGAAGGCCTTGCAGCCGAGAACGTCGTAAAAGAAGTCCGGTCCCGAATTAAACGAATCAAGCTGGATGCCATTCTGGAGTCGAGCTATATTGAAGAGTCCATCGAGGATACCCACTACTCGCCCTTTCCGCAAATGGTCATTTCGGAGCGCCCGGACATCGTTTCCTCCTGCCTCGTACAAGGAAAAATAGCCGTCTTAACTGGCGGCACGCCTAACGTCATCGTGATCCCCATGACATTCTGGGATGGCCTTCAGGCTCCTGACGATTACTACGAGCGTTTTCTATTTGCTTCGATGAATCGCTGGATACGGTATATTTTCGCCATCTTCTCGATCTTGTTTCCTTCTATTTATGTGGCGCTCACCAACTACCATCCCGAGATGGTTCCGCCCAAGCTGATGCTCAGCATCACGGGACTCCGAGAAGCTTCGCCATTCCCGACGATTATTGAAATCTTCCTCATGGAATTCATGTTCGAGGGGCTGCGGGAAGCCGGAATCCGGCTGCCGCAGCAGATCGGGCCGCTAGTCAGCATTGTCGGAGCCTTGGTCATCGGAGAAGCCGCCGTTCGTGCCGGTATTATTAGCGCGCCGATCGTTATCGTCGTCTCCACGGCCGGGATCTCCTCCTTCGTCATTCCCAGGTACCGCTTCAGCTTCCCGCTTCGGATGCTTCGGTTCCCGCTGCTCATTCTGTCCGCTCTATTCGGATTGTTCGGCGTTGCGCTTGGAATTATCGCGATGCTCATTCATCTGATTCAGCTGAAGCCGTTCGGAACGCCTTACCTCACTCCAGTGACGCCGCTAGTTACGAGTAAGCTCAAGGATGTCTTGCTGCGCTGGCCAAGGAAGCTGGTCTCTTCGAACTCACCGAAAGGCGGTGCTGATCAGACATGA
- a CDS encoding methyl-accepting chemotaxis protein, translating to MNRLSLLQRLTPRKLTAKLMISTLVISLLIVVSMSLALFIPNSSVFRNQINEKLALQTQTIAAQLDEDILQKLAKVESLANIGALNGMDMQKHQALITSFAKQNPDLIGAAFSVDPTGKVGYNNTGAQVDYSATPILKQVFQGVPSIGNPTAPKIDPTKLIVPLVYPLMKDGQAFGFYAAGYDINEATKIVKEAKIGDTGYAVMLGSNGLMVYHPDPALQMMKTVYDLNVPEVVASYESAEVGKNTSYTYTFKGVKKIGYAAKTKSGFVIQMAVPERELLGPIYTMMTTTIVAAVIVLLAALVLVYFSAKALAKPILYISQMVNVFAGGDLRPRLKVNSKDELGILADHINEMVDSLSSTIEQVTSASESVAASAQQITASTDEVARGSVSQADRSRTMAHVFESLESSILLVASSAHSARALSQEAVEIAREGTETISLSIDKMERANTQMELLESDSKKIGEIIEVIDGIAEQTNLLALNAAIEAARAGEQGRGFAVVADEVRKLAERSSEATKQIGSIIKNMQDNAARSVHAVGEGVAQFAQTQHSFDGIVTKVNDTYQMVGEITASSENQTKRASEMLVEIESVAAISEQAAASAEETAAASHELATLAEKLQGSVDTFKY from the coding sequence ATGAACCGTCTTTCCCTTCTTCAGCGTCTTACACCACGAAAACTTACCGCGAAGCTGATGATCTCCACGCTCGTCATTTCGCTCCTTATCGTAGTTTCGATGTCGCTTGCGCTATTCATTCCTAACTCCTCGGTGTTCCGGAATCAGATCAATGAGAAGCTGGCGCTGCAGACGCAGACCATTGCCGCACAGCTGGATGAAGATATTCTGCAGAAGCTCGCCAAGGTAGAGTCGCTTGCCAACATTGGGGCTCTAAACGGTATGGATATGCAGAAGCACCAAGCGTTAATTACGAGCTTCGCCAAACAGAATCCGGATCTTATCGGTGCAGCCTTCTCGGTTGATCCAACGGGCAAAGTCGGTTATAACAATACAGGAGCTCAGGTCGATTATTCAGCTACTCCTATATTGAAGCAAGTATTTCAAGGTGTGCCGAGCATTGGGAATCCAACAGCTCCGAAGATCGATCCGACGAAGCTGATCGTTCCGCTCGTGTATCCGCTGATGAAAGATGGACAAGCGTTTGGCTTTTATGCGGCTGGCTATGACATTAATGAAGCGACCAAGATCGTCAAAGAAGCCAAGATAGGCGACACCGGCTACGCGGTCATGCTCGGAAGCAATGGCCTGATGGTGTACCATCCCGACCCGGCGCTTCAAATGATGAAGACGGTTTATGACCTTAATGTTCCGGAGGTCGTCGCTTCCTATGAATCGGCTGAGGTGGGCAAGAATACCTCCTATACCTACACGTTTAAGGGCGTTAAGAAGATCGGCTACGCCGCTAAGACGAAGAGTGGATTCGTTATCCAAATGGCGGTTCCGGAGAGAGAGCTGCTAGGTCCGATCTATACCATGATGACAACGACCATCGTTGCTGCGGTTATCGTATTGCTGGCAGCGCTTGTGCTCGTCTACTTCTCCGCCAAGGCATTGGCGAAGCCGATTCTATATATTTCTCAGATGGTGAACGTATTTGCGGGAGGCGATCTTCGGCCGCGGCTGAAGGTGAACTCGAAGGACGAGCTTGGCATATTGGCGGATCACATCAATGAAATGGTGGATTCCTTGTCCTCGACGATCGAGCAGGTGACATCCGCGTCGGAGAGTGTCGCTGCATCCGCGCAGCAGATTACGGCGAGCACCGATGAAGTTGCAAGAGGCAGCGTTAGTCAGGCCGATCGCTCGCGCACGATGGCGCATGTGTTCGAGAGTCTGGAAAGCTCGATTCTGCTCGTCGCTTCAAGCGCGCATAGCGCAAGAGCACTGTCTCAAGAAGCGGTCGAGATCGCAAGAGAAGGTACGGAAACGATCAGTCTTTCCATTGACAAAATGGAGCGTGCCAACACTCAGATGGAGCTTCTCGAGAGCGACTCCAAGAAGATCGGCGAAATTATCGAAGTGATTGACGGCATTGCGGAGCAGACGAACCTGCTTGCTTTGAACGCGGCTATCGAAGCGGCACGTGCCGGGGAGCAAGGAAGAGGGTTCGCCGTCGTCGCCGATGAAGTGCGCAAGCTTGCGGAACGAAGCAGCGAAGCGACGAAGCAGATCGGCTCGATAATTAAGAACATGCAGGATAACGCCGCACGCAGCGTACATGCGGTCGGCGAAGGGGTTGCGCAGTTTGCGCAAACGCAGCATTCATTCGATGGCATCGTGACGAAGGTGAATGATACGTACCAGATGGTCGGCGAGATTACTGCGTCGAGCGAGAATCAGACGAAGCGGGCGTCCGAGATGTTGGTTGAGATCGAGTCGGTTGCGGCGATAAGCGAGCAAGCAGCAGCGTCGGCGGAAGAAACAGCTGCAGCCTCTCATGAATTGGCCACTTTGGCGGAGAAACTGCAAGGCTCGGTGGACACGTTTAAATATTAA
- a CDS encoding Ger(x)C family spore germination protein, with amino-acid sequence MIRALKLGLMLVLLLSLATGCWNLREPDELSFIMAAGLDYNEEGKLEVTSQIAVPAALSGSPEGSGGNKKSFIVVSGTGKNVMDAGQSLQAQLPRTLFYAHRQTILLGERLVRNGVGSLTDMFIRNPKSEMRSSILVVKGGTAKDLLNIEPLFDPYISTMLVREQSAVGLKPYYYRQFLSDALSQTIQPLLPAVEVIPNNRYRYVGSAILNKDDNLKLAGYLNAKESSYANWIIGRQTAVTITAHVRPGKEEVSLSAKALSKKLQFKMQDPPRITVTLTGLGIMTENNSSLNPSKTSDLKHIEQALSQETQKEVQAMVNKVQKQYKADVFGFGEYIHRDHPMHWKSLKSKWSTVFPSLRITIKVDLKCKDPGQTNSSIDSML; translated from the coding sequence ATGATCAGAGCCTTGAAGCTAGGGCTGATGCTCGTCTTGCTGCTGTCTTTGGCGACAGGCTGTTGGAATTTACGGGAACCCGACGAGCTTTCTTTTATCATGGCAGCCGGGCTTGATTATAACGAAGAGGGAAAGCTCGAGGTTACCTCTCAAATCGCGGTGCCAGCTGCACTCAGCGGCTCTCCGGAAGGCAGCGGCGGGAACAAAAAAAGCTTCATTGTCGTGAGCGGTACGGGTAAAAACGTGATGGACGCCGGACAAAGTCTGCAAGCGCAGCTGCCGCGGACGCTGTTCTACGCGCATCGCCAGACGATTCTCCTTGGCGAACGACTTGTGAGGAACGGCGTTGGCAGCTTGACGGATATGTTCATCCGCAACCCGAAGTCAGAAATGCGCTCCAGCATTCTGGTCGTGAAAGGCGGGACGGCGAAGGACTTACTGAACATTGAACCTTTATTCGATCCCTATATCAGCACCATGCTCGTTCGTGAACAAAGCGCGGTTGGATTAAAGCCGTATTACTATAGACAGTTTCTATCGGATGCTCTCAGCCAAACGATTCAGCCGCTCCTTCCTGCAGTAGAAGTCATACCGAACAATCGTTATCGCTATGTCGGCTCAGCCATCCTGAACAAGGATGATAACTTGAAGCTGGCTGGCTATTTGAATGCCAAAGAATCGTCGTATGCGAATTGGATCATTGGCCGGCAAACCGCTGTCACCATCACCGCTCATGTTAGGCCGGGTAAAGAAGAGGTCAGTCTCAGCGCAAAAGCGTTAAGCAAGAAGCTGCAATTTAAGATGCAAGACCCGCCTCGGATTACGGTCACATTGACAGGGCTCGGCATCATGACGGAGAACAATTCATCGCTGAACCCTTCGAAGACCAGCGATTTGAAACATATTGAGCAGGCCCTTAGCCAAGAGACGCAGAAGGAAGTCCAGGCGATGGTGAACAAGGTGCAGAAGCAGTATAAAGCGGATGTTTTCGGTTTCGGGGAGTATATTCATCGCGATCACCCAATGCATTGGAAGTCGCTCAAGTCCAAGTGGTCCACCGTGTTTCCCTCTCTTCGCATTACGATCAAGGTCGACTTGAAATGCAAGGATCCCGGCCAAACGAATTCATCCATCGACAGCATGCTCTAG
- a CDS encoding acyl-CoA thioesterase: MEQKYTRETRCFKVSRVFPTDVNNHDTLFGGKLMSYIDDIASISVSKLCRTAAVTASTDSVDFLQPIRPTDSVSLESFITWTGTSSIEVFVKVIREDLRSGDRKIAATSFLTFVALDEQNKPTPVPQIVPETEEELKLYETAEQRALMRKHRREESKKFADFLVTKYPWE; the protein is encoded by the coding sequence ATGGAACAGAAGTACACCCGTGAGACACGATGTTTCAAAGTATCGCGCGTATTTCCGACCGACGTGAACAACCATGATACCTTGTTCGGCGGGAAGCTGATGTCGTACATTGACGATATCGCATCCATATCGGTATCGAAGCTGTGCCGTACGGCGGCAGTTACGGCTTCAACGGATTCCGTCGACTTCCTGCAGCCGATCCGCCCTACGGATTCGGTATCGCTCGAATCGTTCATTACATGGACGGGAACGAGCTCGATAGAGGTATTCGTGAAAGTGATTCGTGAAGATCTCCGAAGCGGCGATCGCAAAATCGCTGCGACCTCCTTCTTAACCTTCGTCGCACTCGATGAACAGAACAAGCCGACTCCTGTCCCTCAGATTGTGCCGGAGACCGAGGAGGAGCTCAAGCTGTATGAGACAGCCGAACAGCGAGCGCTTATGCGTAAGCACCGCAGGGAGGAAAGCAAGAAATTCGCGGATTTTTTGGTCACCAAATATCCTTGGGAATAG
- a CDS encoding polysaccharide deacetylase family protein gives MVVASWRLIAALLCIMLLCGFDKPAKGRSFYEQRGDIIWELPMAKKDIALTFDDGPSPKATEEILDLLKEYNAKATFFVLGHRVKQFPDIIKRELAEGHEVANHTFHHVFFTKGVNPATVQKEIVSTGDSLIELTGRKPQLFRPPGGYYNEQTVEIAKKLGYTTVLWSWHQDTEDWRSPGVGFIIRKVLNNARSGDIVLLHDYVTGNIHTVKALRVILPELARRGYRFVTVSELINDKAKEMINMGEGGVIHGTEVHP, from the coding sequence ATGGTTGTTGCAAGTTGGCGTTTAATCGCAGCATTGCTGTGCATCATGCTGTTGTGCGGCTTCGACAAGCCGGCGAAAGGGCGCTCATTCTATGAGCAAAGAGGCGATATTATATGGGAGCTGCCGATGGCAAAGAAGGACATCGCGCTCACCTTTGATGATGGACCGTCCCCGAAAGCGACAGAAGAGATTCTGGATCTCTTGAAGGAATATAATGCGAAGGCGACCTTCTTCGTGCTCGGTCACCGGGTGAAGCAGTTCCCGGACATCATCAAGCGCGAACTGGCTGAAGGACATGAGGTTGCCAACCATACATTCCATCATGTGTTCTTCACGAAAGGTGTTAATCCGGCAACTGTGCAAAAGGAGATCGTAAGCACGGGAGACTCCTTAATAGAGCTGACCGGGCGTAAGCCGCAGCTGTTCCGTCCGCCGGGCGGCTACTATAACGAGCAAACGGTTGAAATTGCGAAGAAGCTTGGCTACACGACGGTGCTCTGGTCCTGGCATCAGGACACGGAGGACTGGCGCAGTCCGGGCGTCGGCTTCATCATTCGGAAGGTGCTGAACAATGCGCGGAGCGGGGATATTGTGCTGCTGCATGACTATGTGACGGGCAATATACATACAGTTAAAGCATTGCGAGTGATTTTGCCGGAGCTTGCTCGGCGGGGGTACCGGTTCGTAACCGTATCGGAGCTTATTAATGATAAGGCGAAGGAAATGATCAATATGGGAGAAGGCGGAGTGATTCATGGAACAGAAGTACACCCGTGA
- a CDS encoding spore coat protein — protein sequence MSPNNNNTIANPKPPYEPQVKGPELSDRDRINDVLATEKYLADSFGIAAREASHASLHQDIMMVLNETHQCQHELFEVMFSKGHYKLEAEEQQKLDQAYQQFSGYSTQFPYGGTLQ from the coding sequence ATGAGTCCGAACAATAATAATACGATCGCCAATCCGAAGCCTCCCTACGAGCCGCAGGTAAAGGGACCCGAACTATCCGACCGTGATCGGATTAATGATGTGCTGGCGACAGAGAAGTATTTGGCCGACAGCTTCGGTATCGCCGCCCGGGAAGCAAGCCATGCGTCGCTTCATCAAGACATCATGATGGTGCTGAACGAGACGCATCAATGCCAGCATGAGCTGTTCGAAGTGATGTTCAGCAAAGGACACTACAAGCTCGAGGCCGAGGAGCAGCAAAAGCTCGATCAGGCGTATCAGCAGTTCAGCGGCTATTCGACGCAGTTCCCGTATGGCGGGACGCTGCAGTAA
- a CDS encoding phosphodiester glycosidase family protein translates to MKLFMLLIVLILLGGGWFYLTPSGSNLRYMMADTLITSQHRYLAKYLIGQEELDKRVADYNKKFDQMGDVKDDHNIDLAAHPAGSVEIEQISHKTFKGYLMYVHDPKMIRLVTTNIVGEGERVLSMVKRTGAIAGVNGGAFDDPNWNGNGFKPAGIVMSGGKVLYKGNGMNAKVNVVGIDKNGLMIAGRYTPNQLLKMGVSEAVTFQPKFIVNGKGLIKSEADGWGIAPRTSMAQLKDGTIVFCVIDGRQPGYSVGATLYDVQKILLEKGAVTAANLDGGSSTVLVKDDQVVNKPSSQYGARYLPTAFLVFDHPEKVDVGNIWSGINMNNFDSTKERTHSSDAT, encoded by the coding sequence ATGAAGCTATTCATGCTGCTTATCGTCCTTATTCTATTAGGTGGGGGATGGTTCTACCTGACACCATCCGGCTCAAACCTGCGCTATATGATGGCAGATACGCTCATTACGAGCCAGCATCGCTACTTGGCAAAGTATCTGATTGGACAGGAAGAGCTGGACAAGCGGGTCGCCGATTATAATAAGAAATTTGACCAGATGGGGGATGTGAAGGACGATCACAACATCGATCTGGCGGCGCATCCGGCGGGCAGCGTAGAGATTGAGCAGATTTCGCATAAGACGTTCAAAGGCTACCTTATGTACGTGCATGATCCGAAAATGATCCGTCTCGTTACAACGAATATCGTTGGCGAGGGAGAACGCGTACTGAGCATGGTGAAACGTACTGGTGCGATCGCCGGCGTCAACGGCGGTGCCTTCGATGATCCGAACTGGAATGGCAATGGCTTTAAGCCGGCTGGTATCGTTATGTCCGGCGGCAAGGTGCTGTACAAGGGCAACGGCATGAACGCTAAAGTGAATGTGGTCGGCATCGATAAGAACGGCCTTATGATCGCAGGCCGCTATACGCCAAACCAGCTCTTGAAGATGGGCGTCTCCGAAGCGGTGACGTTCCAGCCGAAGTTCATCGTGAACGGCAAAGGACTTATTAAGAGTGAAGCGGACGGCTGGGGCATCGCGCCTCGTACTTCGATGGCGCAGCTGAAGGACGGCACGATTGTGTTCTGCGTTATTGACGGCCGCCAACCGGGCTACTCGGTCGGTGCAACACTCTATGATGTTCAGAAGATTCTGCTTGAGAAGGGCGCTGTTACAGCGGCTAATCTAGACGGTGGGTCATCGACCGTTCTTGTGAAGGACGATCAGGTCGTCAATAAGCCTTCAAGCCAATACGGCGCTCGCTACCTGCCGACGGCTTTCCTTGTGTTCGACCATCCGGAGAAGGTGGACGTCGGGAATATCTGGAGCGGGATCAATATGAACAACTTCGATTCCACGAAGGAGCGGACACACAGCAGTGACGCAACTTAA